The proteins below come from a single Diabrotica undecimpunctata isolate CICGRU unplaced genomic scaffold, icDiaUnde3 ctg00000657.1, whole genome shotgun sequence genomic window:
- the LOC140431335 gene encoding uncharacterized protein has protein sequence MKKLTPEEELQFFTSKCCHICDKPFDINEIKVRDHSHLTGLFSGAAHNACNLNYKLPKFIPVFMHNLTNYDSHLFITKLAQNNEKIDVIAQTKEKYISFTKLLLVDRGDLEQNIYLKLRFVDSFRFLPHSLDNLSKTLNNNQCLELQKYCRSNEEFGLLRQKGVFPYSYLDNFSKLGEVSLPTQEEFFDILKGEGISDEKYLRAKRVWEVFNCNTLGEYSDVYLKSDILLLADVFENFRHNSLFNYKLDPAQYLTAPSLSWDAMLRKTNVQLELLTDIDMLHFFKKGIRGGISQCSTRFAAANNQYCGNYDCSKPTSYILYLDATNLYGYAMSQFLPHGDFRWLDDVEITNFDCLSVDDESPKGYVLEVDLAYPETLHDFHNDLPFCPENLIPPNSKDPKLVLTLLPKNKYIIHYRNLKQCTEQGLKVTKIHRILEFSQSPWLKPYIELNTNLRNSSNNEFDKSTYKNYTNSIYGKTMENVDKRVDIKLLSHWENLPGSVGAEGFISMPNFHSVSIFSDNLVAIQMNILKIIYDKPVYVGFSILEISKIRMYDFFYNYIKAKYVDNATLLYTDTDSLILHIQTENVYRDIKENLHLFDTSNYPADNIFNIPKTPSVVGKLKDEFKGKPITNFCGTGAKAYCVTLSNNDNLKKAKGISKNVINKSLTFTDYKQVVDNTNAKIYRKMYTFKSHLHEMYTELKNKVALTSHDDKRYVIPGTINTLAWGHYKIDTFIPNQQQKNLDYLIQQAKLLLPEAENDGRDEFYVDSFEMDFLS, from the coding sequence ATGAAAAAACTCACGCCAGAAGAGGAATTACAATTTTTTACTAGTAAATGTTGCCACATTTGTGATAAACCGTTCGATATTAACGAAATTAAAGTTAGAGATCATTCACATCTAACAGGGTTGTTTTCTGGCGCAGCGCATAACGCTtgtaatttaaattacaaattacCTAAGTTCATACCtgttttcatgcataatttaACCAATTACGATTCACATCTGTTTATAACAAAATTAGCTCAAAATAACGAAAAAATTGATGTTATTGCACagactaaagaaaaatatatatcatTCACCAAACTACTTTTAGTTGATCGTGGTGATTTAgagcaaaatatatatttaaaattaaggtTTGTGGATTCTTTCAGATTTCTACCTCATTCACTGGATAATTTAAGTAAAACCCTAAATAATAATCAATGTCtagagttacaaaaatattgtcGATCAAATGAAGAGTTCGGATTGTTACGACAAAAGGGTGTTTTCCCTTATTCATACCTGGATAACTTTTCAAAACTTGGTGAGGTATCTTTACCCACACAAGAAGAATTTTTCGATATTTTAAAAGGTGAAGGCATTTCCGATGAAAAGTACTTACGAGCTAAGCGAGTTTGGGAAGTTTTTAATTGTAACACCTTAGGAGAGTACTCAGatgtttatttaaaatcagatattttattattagctGATGTGTTCGAAAACTTTCGACATAATTCTTTATTTAACTATAAATTAGACCCTGCTCAATATTTAACAGCTCCATCACTTAGCTGGGATGCTATGTTGCGTAAAACTAATGTTCAGCTTGAATTATTGACGGATATAGACATGctccatttttttaaaaagggtatACGTGGAGGTATAAGTCAGTGTAGCACTAGATTTGCTGCTGCAAATAATCAGTATTGTGGGAATTATGATTGTTCTAAACCTACTTCATATATTCTTTATTTAGATGCTACAAACCTTTATGGTTACGCTATGAGTCAATTCCTTCCGCATGGTGATTTTCGATGGTTAGATGATGTAGAAATCACTAATTTTGATTGTTTATCAGTCGATGATGAATCTCCAAAGGGGTATGTCTTAGAAGTTGATTTAGCTTATCCTGAAACATTACATGATTTCCATAACGACTTACCGTTTTGTCCTGAAAATCTAATTCCTCCTAATAGTAAAGATCCCAAGCTTGTATTAACGTTGTTaccgaaaaataaatatattatccaTTATAGAAATTTGAAACAGTGTACTGAACAAGGTTTAAAGGTAACTAAAATTCATCGAATTCTAGAATTTTCTCAATCACCGTGGTTAAAACCTTATATTGAATTAAACACAAATTTACGTAATTCTTCAAATAATGAATTTGATAAAAGTACATATAAAAATTACACAAACTCTATTTACGGGAAAACTATGGAAAACGTTGATAAGAGGGTTGATATTAAACTTTTATCCCACTGGGAAAACTTGCCTGGGAGTGTCGGTGCTGAAGGGTTTATTAGTATGCCGAATTTTCACTCTGTTTCAATATTTTCTGATAATTTAGTTGCAATTCAAATGAATATCCTAAAAATAATTTACGACAAACCGGTATATGTCGGTTTTTCAATTTTAGAAATATCCAAAATTCGTATGtatgattttttttacaattacatTAAAGCTAAATATGTAGATAATGCCACACTTTTGTATACCGACACTGATTCATTAATTTTACACATTCAAACAGAAAACGTTTACCGGGATATCAAAGAAAACCTTCATTTATTTGATACATCTAATTACCCCGCCGATAATATCTTTAATATACCAAAAACACCATCAGTGGTTGGTAAATTAAAGGATGAGTTTAAAGGTAAACCAATTACAAATTTTTGTGGTACTGGTGCCAAAGCTTATTGTGTGACATTAAGTAACAATGATAACCTTAAAAAAGCTAAGGGAATTTCCAAAAACGTTATaaataaatctttaacatttACGGATTATAAACAAGTAGTTGATAATACTAATGCAAAGATTTATCGTAAAATGTATACATTTAAGTCACATTTACATGAAATGTatactgaattaaaaaataaggtTGCTTTAACTTCCCACGATGATAAGAGATATGTTATACCCGGAACTATTAACACATTAGCGTGGGGTCATTACAAAATAGATACGTTTATACCTAACCAACAACAAAAAAATCTCGATTATTTAATCCAGCAAGCTAAACTACTTCTACCAGAAGCAGAAAATGATGGTAGGGATGAATTTTATGTAGATAGTTTTGAAATGGATTTTTTATCGTAG